One part of the Streptomyces nigra genome encodes these proteins:
- a CDS encoding RNA polymerase-binding protein RbpA: protein MASGNAIRGSRVGAGPMGEAERGESAPRLRISFWCSNGHETQPSFASDAQVPETWDCPRCGFPAGQDRDNPPDPPRTEPYKTHLAYVRERRSDADGEAILAEALAKLRGEI, encoded by the coding sequence GTGGCAAGTGGCAACGCGATCCGAGGAAGCCGGGTCGGGGCGGGGCCGATGGGCGAGGCCGAGCGCGGCGAGTCCGCACCGCGTCTGCGCATCTCCTTCTGGTGCTCCAACGGGCACGAGACGCAGCCCAGCTTCGCAAGCGACGCGCAGGTTCCCGAGACCTGGGACTGCCCCCGCTGTGGCTTCCCCGCCGGACAGGACCGGGACAACCCGCCGGACCCGCCGCGCACCGAACCGTACAAGACGCACCTCGCGTACGTACGGGAGCGGCGCAGCGACGCGGACGGCGAGGCGATCCTCGCCGAGGCGCTCGCCAAACTGCGCGGCGAGATCTAG
- the secG gene encoding preprotein translocase subunit SecG encodes MGFSIALIVFSGLLMLLVLMHKGKGGGLSDMFGGGMQSSVGGSSVAERNLDRITVVVGLLWFACIVVLGMLIKVNN; translated from the coding sequence TTGGGGTTCTCGATCGCCCTGATCGTCTTCAGCGGGTTGCTGATGCTGCTGGTGCTGATGCACAAGGGGAAGGGCGGCGGCCTCTCCGACATGTTCGGTGGCGGCATGCAGTCGTCCGTCGGCGGCTCCTCCGTCGCCGAGCGCAACCTGGACCGGATCACCGTGGTGGTCGGTTTGCTGTGGTTCGCGTGCATTGTCGTGCTCGGCATGCTGATCAAGGTGAACAACTGA
- the tpiA gene encoding triose-phosphate isomerase yields MSTRTPLMAGNWKMNLNHLEAIAHVQKLAFALADKDYEAVEVAVLPPFTDLRSVQTLVDGDKLKIKYGAQDLSAHDSGAYTGEISGSMLAKLKCTYVAVGHSERRQYHAETDELVNAKVKAAYKHGLTPILCVGEELDVREAGNHVSHTLAQVEGGLKDLPAEQAETVVIAYEPVWAIGTGKVCGAEDAQEVCAAIRGKIAELYTQDVADKVRIQYGGSVKSGNVAEIMAQADIDGALVGGASLDADEFVKIVRFRDQ; encoded by the coding sequence ATGAGCACGCGCACGCCGCTGATGGCGGGCAACTGGAAGATGAACCTCAACCACCTCGAGGCCATCGCGCACGTCCAGAAGCTCGCCTTCGCCCTGGCCGACAAGGACTACGAGGCCGTCGAGGTCGCGGTCCTGCCGCCCTTCACGGACCTGCGCTCGGTGCAGACCCTGGTCGACGGCGACAAGCTGAAGATCAAGTACGGCGCCCAGGACCTCTCCGCGCACGACTCCGGCGCCTACACCGGCGAGATCTCCGGGTCGATGCTGGCCAAGCTGAAGTGCACGTACGTGGCGGTCGGCCACTCCGAGCGCCGCCAGTACCACGCCGAGACCGACGAGCTCGTCAACGCCAAGGTCAAGGCCGCCTACAAGCACGGTCTGACCCCGATCCTGTGCGTCGGCGAGGAGCTGGACGTCCGTGAGGCGGGCAACCACGTCTCGCACACGCTCGCCCAGGTCGAGGGCGGTCTGAAGGACCTCCCCGCCGAGCAGGCCGAGACCGTCGTGATCGCCTACGAGCCCGTCTGGGCCATCGGCACCGGCAAGGTCTGCGGCGCCGAGGACGCGCAGGAGGTCTGCGCCGCCATCCGCGGCAAGATCGCCGAGCTGTACACGCAGGACGTGGCCGACAAGGTCCGCATCCAGTACGGCGGCTCCGTGAAGTCGGGCAATGTCGCCGAGATCATGGCGCAGGCCGACATCGACGGCGCCCTGGTGGGCGGTGCCTCGCTGGACGCGGACGAGTTCGTCAAGATCGTGCGTTTCCGTGACCAGTGA